Below is a genomic region from Candidatus Cloacimonadota bacterium.
AATGGGAGGAGCTGGAGTTCAGTCAGCACAAAATATTATCAATCTAAAAATCGATGCGTTAGTAACTGGAAATATGGGTCCGAGAGCATTTCAAATACTAAATTCTGCTGGAATAAAAATCTATCTTGCAGAAGAAAATTTGACAATAAAAGAAGCTTACGATGCATTTCGCAATAATGAATTAAAAGAACTTGCAGATCCGAATGTCTCAAGCCATTGGACATAATTCAATTAAAATTTATATTGTAAATAATA
It encodes:
- a CDS encoding NifB/NifX family molybdenum-iron cluster-binding protein, which translates into the protein MKIAFTTTGKGWDAQVDRRFGRANGFFIFDEDSDKEKYISNKQNMNAMGGAGVQSAQNIINLKIDALVTGNMGPRAFQILNSAGIKIYLAEENLTIKEAYDAFRNNELKELADPNVSSHWT